The following proteins are co-located in the Dyadobacter chenwenxiniae genome:
- a CDS encoding T9SS type A sorting domain-containing protein — translation MKKIISGAILLFSLSAFQAEAQDKIIKSKYGLTIYPVKTTTNAVTIYPNPAASTVRFKSTKPLVDFNLEVVDQTGFSCLKLQHRTDETLDISQLPNGIYIVRFTKGKESYSQKLIVQREQFDY, via the coding sequence ATGAAGAAGATCATATCAGGCGCAATCCTATTATTTAGTCTTTCTGCATTTCAAGCAGAGGCTCAGGATAAAATCATCAAAAGTAAATATGGATTAACCATTTATCCAGTGAAGACAACGACTAACGCAGTCACCATTTATCCTAATCCTGCCGCTTCAACGGTAAGATTTAAATCGACAAAACCATTGGTTGACTTCAATTTAGAGGTGGTGGATCAAACAGGATTTAGTTGTTTAAAGCTGCAACACCGGACGGATGAAACACTGGATATTTCCCAACTCCCAAATGGAATATACATCGTTCGGTTTACGAAGGGAAAAGAATCTTATTCCCAGAAGCTGATCGTGCAACGGGAGCAGTTTGATTACTAG